A region of uncultured Draconibacterium sp. DNA encodes the following proteins:
- a CDS encoding adenosine kinase codes for MKKQNIPAVLGMGNALVDVISVLDSDALLEQFGLPRGSMTLVDADQSKTIYDATYSEKSELATGGSVANSIRALANLGGNAGYMGKIGRDELGDLFRNDFEKRGVKTHLFHSENATGRVMGLVSPDSERTMATYLGAAADMVPEEVTEDLFKGYEYVYIEGYLVFNHDLIKACAVAAKKAGVKIAVDLSSFNVVEANLDFLKELIRDYVDIVFANEEEAKSYTGLDPEAALHEIAKGDKIAVVKVGKDGSMIKQGDAVARVGVIPAKALDTTGAGDAYAAGFFYGLTNGYDLEKCGKIAALVSGKVVEVMGPNLADDQWPEVKAEIEKIVG; via the coding sequence ATGAAAAAACAAAATATTCCTGCCGTATTGGGTATGGGGAACGCTTTGGTTGATGTAATCTCGGTTTTGGATAGCGATGCTTTGCTTGAACAATTTGGCTTACCACGTGGAAGTATGACGCTGGTTGATGCCGACCAGTCGAAAACAATTTACGACGCTACTTATTCGGAGAAAAGTGAGCTGGCTACCGGAGGATCGGTTGCCAATTCGATTCGTGCTTTGGCCAATCTTGGTGGCAATGCCGGATATATGGGGAAAATCGGTCGCGATGAATTGGGCGATCTTTTTCGTAACGACTTTGAAAAACGTGGTGTAAAAACACATTTGTTTCACAGCGAAAATGCTACCGGAAGAGTAATGGGGCTGGTTAGTCCTGATTCGGAACGTACCATGGCAACCTACCTGGGCGCTGCAGCCGATATGGTACCGGAGGAAGTTACAGAAGATTTGTTTAAAGGCTACGAATATGTTTACATCGAAGGTTACCTGGTTTTTAATCACGACCTGATAAAAGCCTGTGCTGTGGCTGCCAAAAAGGCCGGTGTAAAAATCGCGGTTGACCTGTCGAGCTTTAATGTGGTGGAGGCCAATCTCGATTTTCTGAAGGAGCTGATCCGTGATTATGTGGATATTGTTTTTGCCAACGAAGAAGAAGCTAAGTCATACACTGGATTAGATCCGGAAGCTGCGCTCCACGAAATTGCAAAAGGCGATAAAATTGCCGTTGTAAAAGTGGGGAAAGACGGTTCGATGATAAAACAAGGTGATGCGGTTGCACGTGTTGGAGTTATTCCTGCCAAAGCATTGGATACTACCGGAGCAGGTGATGCGTATGCCGCCGGTTTCTTTTATGGCCTCACAAATGGCTACGACCTGGAGAAATGTGGCAAAATTGCGGCACTTGTTTCTGGGAAAGTTGTTGAAGTAATGGGGCCAAACCTTGCCGATGATCAGTGGCCGGAGGTGAAAGCCGAGATTGAAAAGATTGTTGGGTAG